One Podarcis muralis chromosome Z, rPodMur119.hap1.1, whole genome shotgun sequence DNA segment encodes these proteins:
- the DIPK1B gene encoding divergent protein kinase domain 1B isoform X1, with the protein MRRVVQLVLFCPLSMGLQSRLPGIKVKYLFFAWLGIFVGSWVVYMHYSSYSELCRGHVCQMIICDQYNKGIISGSTCKDLCKDHTLVFQHCLSSSPTQQVYSGLWKEKEVIIKCGIEEALKADGNPDSAPRRDVVLFSKPTRGTSMDEFKEMLLNFLKSNLGDQVSFTNLVNKIMAMADVSRDGKLSLAEAKSIWALLQLNDFLLTLSLHEKEHTSQLLGHCGDLYVTEKIRHTSLYTVEVPRFLQPLLPAAIHRVLHRWFSPAWPQRAKIAIGLLEFVEEIFHGMYGNFYICEAGFKNMGYNDRHDFKMVDLRKVATEMTIRGFLKGRHCEQNVDCTYGRDCVAPCDKLMKQCKSDVVQPNLAKVCGLLQEYLLHGAPSDLKDELQKQLKTCTTLSGLASQMEVHHSLVLSSLKTLLWKKISNTKYS; encoded by the exons ATGAGAAGGGTTGTGCAGCTGGTACTTTTTTGCCCCCTCTCCATGGGGCTGCAG AGCCGTCTTCCTGGCATCAAGGTCAAGTACctattttttgcctggctgggcaTTTTTGTGGGCAGCTGGGTGGTCTACATGCATTACTCGTCCTATTCAGAACTCTGCAGAGGACACGTCTGCCAGATGATCATC TGTGACCAATATAACAAAGGAATAATTTCCGGGTCGACGTGTAAAGACCTTTGCAAGGATCATACACTGGTGTTCCAGCACTGCCTTTCGTCCTCTCCCACCCAGCAG GTATACAGCGGCCTCTGGAAAGAGAAGGAGGTGATCATCAAATGTGGCATTGAAGAGGCCCTCAAGGCTGATGGCAACCCTGACTCAGCCCCCAGGAGAGATGTGGTCCTTTTCAGCAAGCCGACACGGGGGACATCGATGGATGAGTTCAAGGAGATGCTCCTGAATTTCTTAAAA TCCAATCTAGGCGACCAGGTCTCCTTCACCAACTTAGTGAACAAGATAATGGCCATGGCGGATGTCAGTCGAGATGGGAAACTGTCGCTGGCGGAGGCGAAATCCATCTGGGCGCTGCTGCAGCTGAACGACTTCTTGCTGACGCTCTCCCTGCATGAGAAGGAGCACACTTCCCAACTGCTGGGGCACTGTGGGGACCTGTACGTCACCGAGAAGATCCGCCACACCTCCCTCTATACTGTGGAGGTCCCTCGCTTCCTGCAGCCACTGCTGCCTGCGGCCATCCACAGGGTCCTCCACCGGTGGTTCTCCCCAGCCTGGCCGCAGAGAGCGAAGATCGCCATTGGCCTCTTGGAGTTTGTGGAGGAGATCTTCCATGGGATGTATGGCAACTTCTACATCTGCGAGGCGGGCTTCAAGAACATGGGCTACAACGACAGGCATGACTTCAAGATGGTGGACCTCCGGAAGGTGGCGACAGAGATGACTATCCGGGGCTTCCTCAAAGGGCGCCATTGCGAGCAGAACGTGGACTGCACCTACGGGAGGGACTGTGTGGCCCCCTGCGACAAGCTCATGAAGCAGTGCAAGAGCGACGTGGTCCAGCCCAACCTGGCCAAGGTGTGTGGGCTTCTGCAGGAGTACTTGCTCCACGGGGCGCCCTCCGATCTGAAAGATGAGCTTCAGAAGCAGCTCAAGACCTGCACAACCCTCAGCGgcttggccagccagatggaggtcCACCACTCATTGGTGCTCAGCAGCCTCAAGACACTCTTGTGGAAGAAAATCTCAAATACCAAATATTCATAG
- the DIPK1B gene encoding divergent protein kinase domain 1B isoform X2, producing MRIGKSRLPGIKVKYLFFAWLGIFVGSWVVYMHYSSYSELCRGHVCQMIICDQYNKGIISGSTCKDLCKDHTLVFQHCLSSSPTQQVYSGLWKEKEVIIKCGIEEALKADGNPDSAPRRDVVLFSKPTRGTSMDEFKEMLLNFLKSNLGDQVSFTNLVNKIMAMADVSRDGKLSLAEAKSIWALLQLNDFLLTLSLHEKEHTSQLLGHCGDLYVTEKIRHTSLYTVEVPRFLQPLLPAAIHRVLHRWFSPAWPQRAKIAIGLLEFVEEIFHGMYGNFYICEAGFKNMGYNDRHDFKMVDLRKVATEMTIRGFLKGRHCEQNVDCTYGRDCVAPCDKLMKQCKSDVVQPNLAKVCGLLQEYLLHGAPSDLKDELQKQLKTCTTLSGLASQMEVHHSLVLSSLKTLLWKKISNTKYS from the exons AGCCGTCTTCCTGGCATCAAGGTCAAGTACctattttttgcctggctgggcaTTTTTGTGGGCAGCTGGGTGGTCTACATGCATTACTCGTCCTATTCAGAACTCTGCAGAGGACACGTCTGCCAGATGATCATC TGTGACCAATATAACAAAGGAATAATTTCCGGGTCGACGTGTAAAGACCTTTGCAAGGATCATACACTGGTGTTCCAGCACTGCCTTTCGTCCTCTCCCACCCAGCAG GTATACAGCGGCCTCTGGAAAGAGAAGGAGGTGATCATCAAATGTGGCATTGAAGAGGCCCTCAAGGCTGATGGCAACCCTGACTCAGCCCCCAGGAGAGATGTGGTCCTTTTCAGCAAGCCGACACGGGGGACATCGATGGATGAGTTCAAGGAGATGCTCCTGAATTTCTTAAAA TCCAATCTAGGCGACCAGGTCTCCTTCACCAACTTAGTGAACAAGATAATGGCCATGGCGGATGTCAGTCGAGATGGGAAACTGTCGCTGGCGGAGGCGAAATCCATCTGGGCGCTGCTGCAGCTGAACGACTTCTTGCTGACGCTCTCCCTGCATGAGAAGGAGCACACTTCCCAACTGCTGGGGCACTGTGGGGACCTGTACGTCACCGAGAAGATCCGCCACACCTCCCTCTATACTGTGGAGGTCCCTCGCTTCCTGCAGCCACTGCTGCCTGCGGCCATCCACAGGGTCCTCCACCGGTGGTTCTCCCCAGCCTGGCCGCAGAGAGCGAAGATCGCCATTGGCCTCTTGGAGTTTGTGGAGGAGATCTTCCATGGGATGTATGGCAACTTCTACATCTGCGAGGCGGGCTTCAAGAACATGGGCTACAACGACAGGCATGACTTCAAGATGGTGGACCTCCGGAAGGTGGCGACAGAGATGACTATCCGGGGCTTCCTCAAAGGGCGCCATTGCGAGCAGAACGTGGACTGCACCTACGGGAGGGACTGTGTGGCCCCCTGCGACAAGCTCATGAAGCAGTGCAAGAGCGACGTGGTCCAGCCCAACCTGGCCAAGGTGTGTGGGCTTCTGCAGGAGTACTTGCTCCACGGGGCGCCCTCCGATCTGAAAGATGAGCTTCAGAAGCAGCTCAAGACCTGCACAACCCTCAGCGgcttggccagccagatggaggtcCACCACTCATTGGTGCTCAGCAGCCTCAAGACACTCTTGTGGAAGAAAATCTCAAATACCAAATATTCATAG